The following are encoded in a window of Longimicrobium sp. genomic DNA:
- a CDS encoding LEA type 2 family protein: MKVLRRGALLLAVVALPGCATLAQLGIQAPQFRVDGGQQAQLRLLPPGPGRPSGGAVVRLYARVSNPNPVGITLARLAGGLQLQGRDAAQVDFPLGVPLQPGGEQMVPLDISVNFDDLPTIGSVLLRAVTGQSINYRLNGTVGVDAGLLGQPTFGPMTLLEGDVRVSR; encoded by the coding sequence ATGAAGGTGCTTCGACGCGGGGCGCTGCTCCTGGCGGTGGTGGCGCTGCCGGGGTGCGCGACGCTGGCCCAGCTGGGGATCCAGGCGCCGCAGTTCCGGGTGGACGGCGGCCAGCAGGCGCAGCTGAGGCTGCTGCCGCCGGGGCCGGGCCGTCCGTCGGGCGGCGCGGTGGTGCGGCTCTACGCGCGGGTGAGCAACCCCAACCCGGTGGGGATCACGCTGGCGCGGCTGGCGGGCGGCCTGCAGCTGCAGGGGCGCGACGCCGCCCAGGTGGACTTCCCGCTGGGGGTGCCGCTGCAGCCCGGCGGCGAGCAGATGGTGCCGCTGGACATCAGCGTGAACTTCGACGACCTCCCCACCATCGGCAGCGTGCTCCTGCGCGCCGTCACCGGCCAGTCGATCAACTACCGGCTGAACGGCACCGTGGGCGTCGACGCCGGCCTCCTGGGCCAGCCCACCTTCGGCCCCATGACGCTGCTGGAGGGCGACGTCCGCGTGTCGCGCTGA
- a CDS encoding NUDIX domain-containing protein: MQRLPVRETARLIVVDAAGSILLVRYRDHRVSGRWYWATPGGSVEPGESLEDAAARELREETGLRQAIGPLLWRRRFQWESPQGWVEQAETFFLVRVDEVSPVVRNSSPEAIEEHRWWSVADVERTAETVYPEELKSRLPRWLGLQVDAR, translated from the coding sequence ATGCAGCGATTACCCGTTCGCGAGACCGCTCGCCTGATCGTGGTGGATGCCGCGGGCTCGATCCTGCTCGTTCGTTATCGCGATCATCGGGTGAGCGGCCGGTGGTACTGGGCCACGCCGGGAGGGAGTGTCGAGCCCGGCGAGTCGCTGGAAGACGCGGCCGCTCGCGAGCTCCGGGAGGAGACGGGCCTTCGGCAGGCGATCGGTCCTCTCCTCTGGCGGCGGCGCTTCCAGTGGGAATCGCCGCAAGGCTGGGTGGAGCAGGCCGAGACTTTTTTCCTGGTGCGGGTCGACGAGGTGTCCCCGGTCGTCCGGAATTCGTCGCCCGAGGCGATCGAGGAGCACCGATGGTGGAGCGTGGCCGACGTGGAGAGGACGGCGGAGACGGTGTATCCCGAGGAGCTGAAGAGCCGGCTTCCCCGGTGGCTGGGTCTCCAGGTCGATGCCCGCTAG
- a CDS encoding LytR C-terminal domain-containing protein — protein MTRSRSRRAGGGGRLKTVGLFLTLLAVAALVGSAAWAFFGRRAGAGRGAAPSVSAPAPVGRVRVEVLNASGRPGLAREATRILRDRGFDVVSFGNARGFGPDTSQVLDRVGRMDAARQVADALAIRRVLARPDSNLYLDATVVLGRDWRQPAPDSTLAEPR, from the coding sequence ATGACGCGCTCGCGTAGCAGGCGCGCGGGCGGCGGGGGCCGGCTCAAGACCGTCGGCCTCTTCCTGACGCTGCTGGCGGTGGCCGCGCTGGTCGGCTCGGCCGCGTGGGCGTTCTTCGGCCGCCGCGCGGGCGCGGGCCGCGGCGCCGCCCCCAGCGTCTCCGCTCCGGCGCCGGTGGGCCGGGTGCGCGTGGAGGTGCTGAACGCCTCCGGCCGCCCCGGGCTGGCGCGCGAGGCCACGCGCATCCTGCGCGACCGCGGCTTCGACGTGGTCTCCTTCGGCAACGCGCGCGGCTTCGGTCCCGACACCTCGCAGGTGCTGGACCGCGTGGGCCGCATGGACGCCGCCCGCCAGGTGGCCGACGCGCTGGCCATCCGCCGCGTGCTGGCCCGCCCCGACTCCAACCTCTACCTCGACGCCACCGTCGTCCTGGGCCGCGACTGGCGGCAGCCCGCCCCCGATTCGACTCTCGCCGAGCCGCGGTAA
- a CDS encoding ferritin-like domain-containing protein, giving the protein MDTDTTLGQPAPALAEVLDGLNDLLQLDHDAIAAYDVAIEKLEDRDHASQIAGFRRDHERHIRELNELVLRLGGTPKNEPHLTGPFKTAMQSLGGLAGDKGLLLAWRTNELQVRTKYDHYASRAMLWPPDVKRVIDGAALDEERHYAWVADVLQRMGVGHGEDPQVHAMNAAREQANVSGGVVDRAKETVADAASAVGEAVSGVAGSVGERASSLAGSVRERVAGGAGAVRNRISGLLDTEEGPLSGPAARVRGGVDGARGAAVTFEERVREKPVQTLLVAGLAGFIIGRLLR; this is encoded by the coding sequence GTGGATACCGACACGACCCTCGGACAGCCGGCGCCGGCGCTCGCGGAGGTGCTCGACGGGCTGAACGACCTGCTCCAGCTGGACCATGACGCGATCGCCGCGTACGACGTGGCGATCGAGAAGCTGGAGGACCGTGACCACGCCAGCCAGATCGCCGGCTTCCGCCGCGACCACGAGCGGCACATCCGCGAGCTGAACGAGCTGGTGCTGCGCCTGGGCGGCACGCCGAAGAACGAGCCGCACCTCACCGGGCCCTTCAAGACGGCCATGCAGAGCCTGGGCGGCCTGGCGGGCGACAAGGGGCTCCTGCTGGCCTGGCGCACCAACGAGCTGCAGGTGCGCACCAAGTACGACCACTACGCCAGCCGGGCCATGCTCTGGCCGCCCGACGTGAAGCGGGTGATCGACGGCGCGGCGCTCGACGAGGAGCGGCACTACGCCTGGGTGGCCGACGTGCTGCAGCGCATGGGCGTGGGCCACGGCGAAGACCCGCAGGTGCACGCCATGAACGCGGCCCGCGAGCAGGCGAACGTGAGCGGCGGCGTGGTGGACCGGGCGAAGGAGACCGTGGCCGACGCGGCGAGCGCGGTGGGCGAGGCGGTGAGCGGCGTGGCGGGCTCGGTCGGCGAGAGAGCGTCGAGCCTGGCGGGCTCGGTGCGCGAGCGGGTGGCGGGGGGCGCGGGGGCGGTGAGGAACCGCATCTCCGGGCTGCTCGACACCGAGGAGGGGCCGCTGTCGGGGCCGGCCGCGCGGGTGCGCGGCGGCGTGGACGGCGCGCGCGGCGCGGCGGTGACGTTCGAGGAGAGGGTGCGCGAGAAGCCCGTGCAGACGCTGCTGGTGGCGGGCCTCGCGGGGTTCATCATCGGCCGGCTGCTACGCTAA
- the panB gene encoding 3-methyl-2-oxobutanoate hydroxymethyltransferase produces the protein MSDLREMKRRGEKIAALTAYDYLFAKLVDGAGVDVVLVGDSLGQVVLGLDTTLPVTLGDMIHHARAVRRGVERALLVVDLPFLTYQVSREEAVRNAGRVLQETGAAAVKLEGGSPDIAETVRTLVQVGIPVMGHVGYTPQSVNVLGVKVQGREEAARARLVEECRRLEEAGAFSVVLELVPGALAEELTAMLSIPTIGIGAGAGCDGQVLVLHDMLGLNVDFRPKFLRRFAEVGEAAAAGVGAYVRAVKDGEYPGAEHTFA, from the coding sequence GTGTCCGACCTCCGGGAGATGAAGCGGCGTGGAGAGAAGATCGCCGCGCTGACCGCATACGACTACCTCTTCGCCAAGCTCGTTGACGGCGCGGGGGTAGACGTCGTGCTGGTCGGAGACTCCCTCGGGCAGGTGGTGCTCGGCCTCGACACCACGCTGCCCGTCACCCTGGGCGACATGATCCACCACGCGCGGGCCGTCCGCCGCGGGGTGGAGCGCGCCCTGCTCGTCGTCGACCTCCCCTTCCTCACCTACCAGGTCTCGCGCGAGGAGGCCGTCCGCAACGCGGGCCGCGTCCTGCAGGAGACCGGCGCCGCCGCCGTCAAGCTCGAGGGCGGCTCCCCCGACATCGCCGAGACCGTCCGCACCCTGGTGCAGGTCGGCATCCCCGTCATGGGGCACGTCGGCTACACCCCGCAGTCGGTGAACGTCCTGGGCGTGAAGGTCCAGGGCCGCGAGGAGGCCGCGCGCGCCCGGCTGGTCGAGGAGTGCCGGCGCCTGGAGGAGGCCGGCGCCTTCTCCGTGGTGCTGGAGCTCGTCCCCGGCGCCCTCGCCGAAGAGCTCACGGCGATGCTGTCGATCCCCACCATCGGCATCGGCGCGGGGGCGGGGTGCGACGGGCAGGTGCTGGTGCTGCACGACATGCTGGGGCTGAACGTCGACTTCCGCCCGAAGTTCCTGCGCCGCTTCGCCGAGGTGGGCGAGGCGGCCGCGGCGGGGGTCGGTGCGTACGTGCGCGCCGTCAAGGACGGCGAGTACCCGGGCGCGGAGCACACCTTCGCATGA
- the panD gene encoding aspartate 1-decarboxylase, whose product MYRTMCKSKIHRATVTGADLNYVGSITIDPELMEAADLLEFEQVHVVNVNNGARFETYVIPGVRGNGEICLNGAAARLAHPGDRVIVISYGQYAEEEMERYRPVFIFVDEHNRIARDGLRAVGA is encoded by the coding sequence ATGTACCGCACCATGTGCAAGTCGAAGATCCACCGGGCCACCGTGACCGGCGCGGATCTGAACTACGTGGGGTCCATCACCATCGACCCCGAGCTGATGGAGGCCGCCGACCTGCTGGAGTTCGAGCAGGTGCACGTGGTGAACGTGAACAACGGCGCGCGCTTCGAGACCTACGTGATCCCGGGGGTGCGCGGCAACGGCGAGATCTGCCTGAACGGCGCCGCCGCCCGGCTCGCCCACCCGGGCGACCGGGTGATCGTGATCAGCTACGGCCAGTACGCCGAGGAGGAGATGGAGCGCTACCGCCCCGTCTTCATCTTCGTCGACGAGCACAACCGGATCGCGCGGGACGGCCTGCGGGCGGTCGGCGCCTGA
- a CDS encoding NFACT RNA binding domain-containing protein, translated as MSNAVRYDPPLVRALAAELHARLAGRLAHPSPVFDRDLSATLFLDRGECLRFDLHPARGWIRVLSAKVRECESAKVPPGEMTARIVRVGAPPDERMLRVDLHEGGRFRGGTRSLVVELHTNQWNALLVDGDDRRIVSVLRAREAGGRVLRTGEVYRPPEPQRRFGAQGHAREVARDEWMARLGPLPPAERRGELLRGFAGTSPVNAAALLGDAAASDDREALERAFARWWALASGTDAEPVLLEAKGGPQPYPAPLEGIPSRCFPSLLAAMDAVAEAGEEDAAARDRTGLLERARRRLEGARRRVERLHAERAGVGEAERLRARGDLLLAHLHLVPAGAAVVTLPGFDGGEVEVPLDPALRPHENAERWYEEARRRARAEERLPGLIERAEAEAARWDGAVRALEAGEAPQWVEAALGRAEAREPRAQAAPEARKPFRVYRTSGGLEVRVGRTSKDNDRLTFGHAAPGDVWLHARSVPGSHVVLRWAGEGAPPARDLEEAAVLAALHSKARSSGTVAVDWTRRRYVRKPRGAPPGRVTLLQAKTVFVEPDPAIEERLRET; from the coding sequence GTGTCAAACGCCGTCCGCTACGACCCGCCCCTCGTCCGCGCGCTGGCCGCCGAGCTGCACGCGCGCCTGGCCGGCCGCCTCGCGCACCCCTCGCCCGTCTTCGACCGCGACCTCTCCGCGACGCTCTTCCTGGACCGGGGGGAGTGCCTGCGGTTCGACCTGCACCCGGCGCGGGGGTGGATCCGGGTGCTGAGTGCGAAAGTGCGAGAGTGCGAGAGTGCGAAAGTGCCTCCCGGGGAGATGACGGCGCGGATCGTCCGGGTGGGCGCGCCGCCCGACGAGCGGATGCTGCGCGTCGACCTGCACGAGGGGGGGCGCTTCCGCGGGGGGACGCGCTCGCTGGTCGTCGAGCTGCACACCAACCAGTGGAACGCGCTGCTGGTGGACGGCGACGACCGGCGCATCGTTTCCGTCCTGCGCGCGCGCGAGGCGGGCGGGCGCGTGCTGCGCACCGGCGAGGTCTACCGCCCGCCGGAGCCGCAGCGGCGCTTCGGCGCGCAGGGGCACGCGCGCGAGGTGGCGCGCGACGAGTGGATGGCGCGCCTGGGACCGCTCCCCCCGGCCGAGCGGCGCGGCGAGCTGCTGCGGGGCTTCGCGGGGACGAGCCCCGTCAACGCCGCCGCCCTGCTGGGGGACGCGGCGGCGTCGGACGACCGCGAGGCGCTGGAGCGGGCGTTCGCGCGCTGGTGGGCGCTGGCGTCGGGGACGGACGCGGAGCCGGTGCTGCTGGAAGCGAAGGGCGGGCCGCAGCCGTATCCCGCGCCGCTGGAGGGGATTCCGTCCCGCTGCTTCCCTTCCCTGCTGGCGGCGATGGATGCGGTCGCGGAAGCCGGGGAGGAGGACGCGGCGGCGCGGGACCGCACGGGGCTGCTGGAGCGGGCGCGCAGGCGGCTGGAGGGGGCGCGGCGCCGGGTGGAGCGGCTGCACGCGGAGCGCGCCGGCGTGGGCGAGGCGGAGCGGCTGCGCGCGCGCGGCGACCTGCTCCTGGCGCACCTGCACCTGGTGCCGGCGGGCGCGGCCGTCGTCACGCTCCCCGGCTTCGACGGCGGCGAGGTGGAGGTGCCGCTCGACCCGGCGCTGCGCCCGCACGAGAACGCGGAGCGCTGGTATGAGGAGGCGCGCCGCCGCGCCCGCGCCGAGGAGCGCCTGCCGGGGCTGATCGAGCGCGCGGAGGCCGAGGCGGCGCGCTGGGACGGGGCGGTGCGCGCGCTGGAGGCGGGCGAGGCGCCGCAGTGGGTGGAGGCGGCGCTCGGGCGGGCGGAGGCGCGCGAGCCGCGGGCGCAGGCGGCGCCGGAAGCGCGGAAGCCGTTCCGCGTCTACCGCACCTCGGGCGGGCTGGAGGTGCGCGTGGGGCGCACCTCGAAGGACAACGACCGGCTCACCTTCGGCCACGCGGCGCCCGGCGACGTGTGGCTGCACGCGCGCTCCGTGCCGGGCTCGCACGTGGTGCTGCGCTGGGCGGGCGAGGGCGCGCCGCCCGCGCGCGACCTGGAGGAGGCGGCGGTGCTGGCGGCGCTGCACAGCAAGGCGCGCTCGTCGGGCACCGTGGCCGTGGACTGGACGCGCCGCAGGTACGTTCGCAAGCCCCGCGGCGCCCCGCCCGGCCGCGTCACCCTCCTCCAGGCGAAGACGGTCTTCGTCGAGCCGGACCCCGCCATCGAGGAGCGGCTGCGGGAGACTTGA
- the panC gene encoding pantoate--beta-alanine ligase translates to MSVATFAGAASPASAGREMRVVSTKAEVRDAVGRVKAAGGTVALVPTMGYLHAGHLSLVDRARERADRVAMSIFVNPLQFGPSEDLARYPRDLERDLALAARRGVDLVFTPSAAEMYSGGEPRVTVVPDEAIAGRLCGASRPGHFRGVLTVVAKLFGIFRPDVAVFGQKDWQQAALIRRMVDDLDMGLEVDVAPIVREADGLAMSSRNVYLSPPERERALVLSRSLRRARDLFAAGETDAAALAAALWSGMSVPGVEPEYAEVVDPRTLEAVVRAVPGAVCAVAARVGGTRLIDNAVLP, encoded by the coding sequence ATGAGCGTCGCGACGTTTGCAGGCGCGGCGTCGCCCGCGTCCGCGGGGCGGGAGATGCGGGTCGTCTCCACGAAGGCCGAGGTGCGCGACGCCGTCGGCCGGGTGAAGGCCGCGGGCGGCACCGTCGCGCTGGTGCCCACCATGGGGTACCTGCACGCCGGGCACCTGTCGCTGGTGGACCGCGCGCGGGAGCGGGCGGACCGGGTGGCGATGTCCATCTTCGTCAACCCGCTGCAGTTCGGGCCCAGCGAAGACCTGGCCCGCTACCCGCGCGACCTGGAGCGCGACCTGGCGCTGGCCGCCCGGCGCGGCGTGGACCTGGTCTTCACCCCCTCCGCGGCCGAGATGTACTCGGGCGGCGAGCCGCGCGTCACCGTCGTCCCCGACGAGGCGATCGCGGGGCGGCTCTGCGGCGCGTCGCGGCCCGGGCACTTCCGCGGCGTGCTCACCGTGGTGGCCAAGCTGTTCGGGATCTTCCGGCCCGACGTGGCGGTGTTCGGGCAGAAGGACTGGCAGCAGGCCGCCCTCATCCGCCGCATGGTGGACGACCTCGACATGGGGCTCGAGGTCGACGTGGCGCCGATCGTGCGCGAGGCGGACGGCCTCGCGATGAGCTCGCGCAACGTGTACCTTTCGCCCCCCGAGCGGGAGCGCGCCCTGGTGCTCTCGCGCTCGCTCCGGCGCGCGCGGGACCTCTTCGCCGCGGGAGAGACCGACGCGGCGGCGCTCGCCGCCGCGCTCTGGAGCGGGATGTCGGTTCCGGGCGTGGAGCCCGAGTACGCGGAGGTGGTGGACCCCCGCACGCTCGAGGCGGTGGTACGGGCCGTGCCCGGCGCCGTGTGCGCCGTGGCGGCCAGGGTCGGCGGGACGCGGCTGATCGACAACGCGGTCCTGCCCTGA
- a CDS encoding HD domain-containing protein: MSAAGSTEAAGLSPLVRDAAEGRLPDWARAGPRRREHMGRVAALMRQWAGSLGLCPDDVARWAAAAWLHDSLRDADPDELRPLVPEELRELKGKLLHGPAAAERLAGHADLELREAVRWHTLGSPRWGLLGRALYLADFLEPGRTFAPEWTESLRRRMPEEMDAVLREVVRSRVAHVSASGATLHPETRAFHDALA, encoded by the coding sequence ATGTCCGCCGCGGGTTCGACTGAGGCCGCCGGGCTCTCCCCCCTGGTCCGCGACGCCGCGGAAGGGCGCCTCCCCGACTGGGCGCGGGCGGGCCCCCGGCGGCGCGAGCACATGGGCCGCGTCGCCGCCCTGATGCGCCAGTGGGCCGGCTCGCTCGGCCTCTGCCCGGACGACGTCGCCCGCTGGGCCGCCGCCGCGTGGCTCCACGACTCCCTGCGCGACGCCGACCCCGACGAGCTGCGCCCCCTGGTGCCGGAGGAGCTCCGCGAGCTGAAGGGCAAGCTCCTGCACGGCCCCGCGGCCGCCGAGCGCCTGGCCGGCCACGCCGACCTGGAGCTGCGCGAGGCGGTGCGCTGGCACACCCTGGGCTCGCCCCGCTGGGGCCTCCTGGGGCGGGCGCTCTACCTGGCCGACTTCCTGGAGCCGGGCCGCACCTTCGCCCCCGAGTGGACCGAGTCGCTCCGGCGCCGCATGCCGGAGGAGATGGACGCCGTGCTGCGCGAGGTGGTGCGCTCGCGCGTGGCCCACGTGTCCGCGTCCGGCGCCACCCTGCACCCCGAGACCCGGGCGTTCCATGACGCGCTCGCGTAG
- a CDS encoding heparan-alpha-glucosaminide N-acetyltransferase domain-containing protein: protein MTDTLAAPRPAAPAVEVAQPPAAAPGRLLSLDVFRGLTVAAMLLVNNPGTWSAVYDPLEHAPWHGWTPTDLIFPFFLFIVGVAMTFSFDAQLAKGASPGRVWARAARRSAVLFLLGLLLAAFPYYNLDPGHLRVMGVLQRIGLAFLLAATVVLFTSLRAQVGVAAALLLGYWAAMTLVPVPGFGAGDLSKDGSLAAYVDRMVLGTDHLWAQAKTWDPEGLLSTLPAVATVLLGVFAGRWLRGGRTPAERAVGLFAAANVLLVAGLVWNAAFPINKNLWTSSYVLFTGGVALHVLAMTYWLVDVRGWKRWTRPFVVFGVNAIAAFFLSGVMARLLTLIKVPGGKTLKGWIFDGAFASWLPPHAASLAFALCFVLFWIGVMEVFYRRRLFIKV, encoded by the coding sequence ATGACCGACACCCTCGCCGCGCCACGCCCCGCCGCCCCCGCCGTCGAGGTCGCGCAGCCGCCGGCGGCCGCGCCGGGGCGGCTGCTGTCGCTGGACGTGTTCCGCGGCCTCACCGTCGCCGCGATGCTGCTGGTGAACAACCCGGGGACGTGGAGCGCCGTCTACGACCCGCTGGAGCACGCCCCCTGGCACGGCTGGACGCCCACCGACCTCATCTTCCCGTTCTTCCTGTTCATCGTCGGCGTGGCGATGACCTTCTCGTTCGACGCGCAGCTCGCGAAGGGCGCCTCGCCGGGCCGCGTCTGGGCGCGCGCGGCGAGGCGCTCGGCCGTCCTCTTCCTGCTCGGCCTGCTCCTCGCCGCGTTCCCTTACTACAACCTCGACCCCGGGCACCTGCGCGTCATGGGCGTGCTGCAGCGCATCGGGCTCGCCTTCCTCCTCGCCGCGACGGTCGTCCTCTTCACCTCGCTGCGCGCGCAGGTCGGCGTCGCGGCCGCGCTGCTGCTGGGCTACTGGGCGGCGATGACGCTGGTGCCCGTCCCCGGCTTCGGCGCGGGCGACCTCTCGAAGGACGGCAGCCTGGCCGCGTACGTCGACCGCATGGTGCTGGGGACCGACCACCTGTGGGCGCAGGCGAAGACGTGGGACCCGGAGGGGCTGCTGAGCACGCTGCCCGCCGTGGCCACCGTGCTGCTGGGCGTCTTCGCGGGGCGGTGGCTCCGCGGCGGGCGCACCCCGGCCGAGCGCGCGGTGGGGCTGTTCGCCGCCGCCAACGTGCTGCTCGTCGCCGGACTTGTCTGGAATGCCGCGTTCCCGATCAACAAGAACCTGTGGACCAGCTCGTACGTGCTCTTCACCGGGGGCGTGGCGCTGCACGTCCTGGCGATGACCTACTGGCTGGTGGACGTGCGCGGGTGGAAGCGCTGGACGCGGCCGTTCGTGGTCTTCGGCGTGAACGCCATCGCCGCGTTCTTCCTCTCCGGCGTCATGGCGCGCCTGCTGACGCTCATCAAGGTGCCCGGCGGGAAGACGCTCAAGGGGTGGATCTTCGACGGCGCCTTCGCCTCGTGGCTTCCGCCGCACGCCGCGTCGCTCGCCTTCGCCCTTTGCTTCGTGCTCTTCTGGATCGGCGTGATGGAGGTCTTCTACCGCCGCAGGCTGTTCATCAAGGTGTGA
- a CDS encoding M20/M25/M40 family metallo-hydrolase, producing MTRSRPIAPLALALLAAAPAAAQTGEPPRTHAPRPTTAAITPADLMTRLYVLADDSMRGREAGKRGNAMGTDYVAAEFRRLGLEPAGENGTFFQAVPLVVNALEPGAALTVDGAPLRPGEDFFPVPRYGTIFPFGPAFAAQGADVVYGGRIGAEMIDPGRAAGKVVVFAPPPGQDGRANYRFWAGNPGLERYAGAALVAVASLDVSPPSLLEFFGEERMEMDRGEGAGAGAAGVLVSAAAAERMLGVRLANARVGAAGKKVGGGFRFAARPTEAPARNVVAVLRGRDPAARGEYVVVSAHNDHDGVLPEAFDHDSVRAYNRVMRPRGANDDPGEPSNGQWARITAIRDSLRRAHGGVRMDSVMNGADDDGSGTVTLLEIAEELASRGERPRRSILFVSHTAEEKGLYGSEWFTDHPTVPRESIVAALNMDMVGRGRAEDVPGGGPWYLQMIGSRRLSTELGELIDALNAGRPNPMRVDYSFDAPGHPLNRYCRSDHFMYARYGIPITYFSLGYHVDYHQVSDEPQYIDYDHMARVASFVHDVAVAVAERERRLVVDKPKPDPKAPCRQ from the coding sequence GTGACCCGCAGCCGACCGATCGCGCCGCTCGCCCTGGCGCTCCTGGCCGCCGCCCCCGCCGCCGCGCAGACCGGCGAGCCGCCGCGCACCCACGCCCCGCGCCCGACGACGGCCGCGATCACCCCCGCGGACCTGATGACGCGGCTCTACGTCCTCGCCGACGACTCCATGCGCGGCCGCGAGGCGGGGAAGCGGGGGAACGCGATGGGGACCGACTACGTCGCCGCCGAGTTCCGGCGCCTGGGGCTGGAGCCCGCGGGCGAGAACGGCACCTTCTTCCAGGCGGTCCCGCTGGTGGTCAACGCGCTGGAGCCCGGCGCCGCGCTCACCGTGGACGGCGCGCCGCTCCGGCCCGGGGAGGACTTCTTCCCGGTGCCGCGCTACGGGACGATCTTCCCCTTCGGCCCCGCCTTCGCCGCCCAGGGGGCCGACGTGGTCTACGGCGGGCGGATCGGCGCGGAGATGATCGACCCCGGGCGCGCGGCGGGGAAGGTGGTGGTCTTCGCGCCGCCGCCGGGGCAGGACGGGCGGGCGAACTACCGCTTCTGGGCCGGCAACCCGGGGCTGGAGCGCTACGCCGGCGCCGCGCTCGTGGCCGTCGCCTCGCTCGACGTCTCCCCTCCCTCCCTGCTCGAGTTCTTCGGCGAGGAGCGGATGGAGATGGACCGCGGCGAGGGCGCCGGCGCGGGCGCGGCCGGCGTGCTGGTGAGCGCCGCGGCGGCCGAGCGGATGCTGGGCGTGCGGCTGGCGAACGCCCGCGTGGGCGCGGCGGGGAAGAAGGTAGGGGGCGGCTTCCGCTTCGCCGCGCGGCCCACCGAGGCGCCGGCGCGCAACGTGGTGGCCGTGCTGCGCGGGCGCGATCCCGCCGCGCGCGGGGAGTACGTGGTGGTCAGCGCGCACAACGACCACGACGGCGTGCTCCCCGAGGCGTTCGACCACGACTCGGTGCGCGCCTACAACCGGGTGATGCGGCCGCGCGGCGCCAACGACGACCCCGGCGAGCCCAGCAACGGGCAGTGGGCGCGGATCACCGCCATCCGCGACAGTCTGCGGCGGGCGCACGGCGGGGTGCGGATGGACTCGGTGATGAACGGCGCCGACGACGACGGCAGCGGCACCGTCACCCTGCTGGAGATCGCCGAAGAGCTGGCCTCGCGGGGCGAGCGGCCGCGGCGCTCGATCCTCTTCGTCTCGCACACGGCCGAGGAGAAGGGGCTCTACGGCTCGGAGTGGTTCACCGACCACCCCACGGTGCCGCGCGAGTCGATCGTGGCCGCGCTCAACATGGACATGGTGGGGCGCGGCCGCGCCGAGGACGTCCCCGGCGGGGGCCCCTGGTACCTGCAGATGATCGGCTCGCGGCGGCTCTCCACCGAGCTGGGCGAGCTGATCGACGCGCTCAACGCCGGCCGGCCGAACCCGATGCGGGTGGACTACTCGTTCGACGCGCCGGGGCACCCGCTGAACCGCTACTGCCGCAGCGACCACTTCATGTACGCGCGCTACGGCATCCCCATCACCTACTTCTCGCTCGGCTACCACGTGGACTACCACCAGGTGAGCGACGAGCCGCAGTACATCGACTACGACCACATGGCGCGCGTGGCCTCCTTCGTCCACGACGTGGCCGTGGCCGTGGCGGAGCGCGAGCGGCGCCTGGTGGTCGACAAGCCCAAGCCCGACCCGAAGGCTCCCTGCCGGCAGTGA